A genomic window from Solanum dulcamara chromosome 11, daSolDulc1.2, whole genome shotgun sequence includes:
- the LOC129873624 gene encoding uncharacterized protein LOC129873624: MPLESDTCHSCGKSGHWARQCPNNSDFVGVDGKKFRRSLPCRCGAGSCKLFTSNTLKNPGRNFYRCPANDKSKCQFFKWADEVNLDEFINVPLCRCGADFCRVGLNAGRMFVICPIKKGHGACDFKLWLDSEEAVARSTLVNESASSSLSTLTCVDVSPASSDLVEECNVRSGVGHTDASPEEIYYHLKAFPSTTGPVKSHTVILEDLIGEDEVLDEPSRKHRKRLRYGGLKVGDTSLLSSIGCVQLPATKSRNCLAEERLHLSLLESEGEIHPIQTEVRKQIFVEVSASSGSFVSSLAHSSVSPMHLVATMDRMLNSIHHNLNPTFQGWWGRLVFPPPRSLMVPSVERFTSYVFPPEPIFIIQDTGEEDDASPATQPRNLLPTEINICTMLTVDEDVQLLDSVKKKPDGKSFQGGGPSSIMRCSISKVFLQAADCLQKDLLTLFESLDIKDHTDMIQEADATFAALDHLGVDRQHFSERVEAFISSVSALAKIECSISSDQCFETLVNHWISEKLKLDELSHAYLEAINASTLAEQHLLNLKTEAYVVRARLSQIEAELAHCEVENSALRCSLEHISEEKKQSEESLSIAFKELENAQELWKQREVERNAAMTAYETAKAMLCE, encoded by the exons ATGCCGCTGGAGAGTGATACTTGTCATAGTTGTGGCAAGTCAGGGCACTGGGCAAGACAATGTCCCAACAACAGCGATTTCGTCGGAGTTGATGGTAAGAAATTTCGACGGTCCCTTCCCTGCCGTTGCGGCGCTGGCTCTTGCAAACTTTTCACCTCTAACACCCTTAAAAACCCTGGACGCAATTTCTACCGCTGCCCCGCCAACGAC AAAAGCAAGTGTCAGTTTTTCAAGTGGGCTGACGAGGTAAATTTAGACGAATTTATCAACGTTCCCCTTTGCCGTTGCGGTGCTGACTTTTGCCGCGTGGGACTTAATGCGGGTCGGATGTTCGTCATCTGTCCAATAAAAAAG GGACATGGAGCTTGTGACTTCAAACTATGGTTGGATTCTGAGGAAGCAGTAGCAAGAAGCACCTTAGTAAATGAAAGCGCTAGTTCATCTCTGTCGACATTGACTTGCGTTGATGTCAGTCCTGCATCTAGTGACTTGGTTGAGGAATGCAATGTAAGATCTGGAGTTGGTCATACGGACGCATCTCCTGAAGAGATTTATTATCACCTCAAGGCTTTTCCTTCAACAACTGGACCAGTGAAGAGTCACACAGTAATTTTAGAGGATTTAATTGGAGAGGACGAGGTGTTGGATGAACCTTCAAGAAAGCACCGCAAAAGATTGCGATATGGTGGGTTGAAAGTTGGTGATACTTCTCTTCTCTCTTCAATTGGTTGTGTGCAATTGCCAGCAACAAAGTCAAGGAACTGTTTGGCTGAAGAAAGGCTTCATCTGTCTCTTCTGGAATCTGAGGGGGAGATTCATCCAATACAGACTGAAGTTCGCAAACAGATTTTTGTAGAGGTCTCAG CTTCATCAGGTTCATTTGTTTCTTCCCTAGCTCATTCTTCTGTCTCACCGATGCATTTGGTGGCAACAATGGATCGGATGTTAAATTCTATTCATCATAATTTAAATCCTACATTCCAGGGTTGGTGGGGCAGACTTGTGTTCCCTCCTCCTCGGAGCTTAATGGTACCCTCAGTAGAGCGTTTTACTTCCT ATGTTTTTCCTCCCGAGCCCATTTTTATCATTCAAGATACGGGTGAAGAAGATGATGCTTCCCCAGCCACTCAGCCAAGAAATCTTTTACCAACTGAAATTAACATCTGTACAATGCTTACTGTTGATGAAGATGTACAGCTCCTAGACTCTGTCAAAAAGAAGCCTGATGGAAAAAGTTTCCAGGGAGGTGGACCAAGCAGCATTATGAGGTGTTCGATCTCAAAGGTATTTTTGCAGGCTGCTGATTGTCTTCAGAAGGATCTTCTTACCCTTTTTGAGTCTCTGGATATCAAAGATCACACGGACATGATCCAGGAGGCAGATGCTACTTTTGCTGCTCTGGACCACTTAGGTGTTGATCGCCAACATTTTAGTGAACGAGTGGAGGCTTTTATTTCTTCTGTATCAGCACTGGCTAAAATTGAATGCTCTATATCCAGTGATCAATGTTTTGAAACCCTTGTTAATCACTGGATTTCTGAGAAACTAAAATTGGATGAGCTTTCTCATGCTTACCTTGAGGCAATTAATGCTTCTACTCTGGCTGAGCAACACCTTCTAAACCTTAAAACCGAAGCTTATGTGGTAAGAGCCAGGCTTTCTCAAATCGAGGCTGAATTAGCCCATTGTGAGGTGGAGAACTCAGCTCTGCGGTGCAGCTTGGAACATATCAGTGAAGAGAAGAAACAATCCGAGGAGAGTCTTTCGATTGCATTCAAGGAGCTGGAGAATGCTCAAGAACTCTGGAAACAGAGAGAAGTGGAGCGAAATGCTGCAATGACAGCATACGAGACGGCAAAAGCTATGCTTTGTGAATAA